A region from the Gossypium hirsutum isolate 1008001.06 chromosome A08, Gossypium_hirsutum_v2.1, whole genome shotgun sequence genome encodes:
- the LOC121204598 gene encoding pentatricopeptide repeat-containing protein At4g30825, chloroplastic isoform X1 translates to MASLKLSLSWDSVDSKKLSFYVNPSHLPDQCSSFSFTSCFHVARAASMLTSLTRLKHIRVEPANVPDPNPVDRDTPFSSENELVNENPKLVEGRKGQNREKGITRNVGFRFGSRRNGNEVEKGDLFVCRNSGLDVDYTAIKPDLNLEHCNSILKRLEKSNDGNALRFFEWLRSNGKLDGNVMAYRLVLRVLGRRQDWDAAEIMVRQAKCDSGCELDFQVFNTIIYACSKRGLVEMGAKWFRMMLEHGVQPNVATYGMLMGLYQKGWNVRDAEFALSQMRSSGIVCQSAYSAMITIYTRLSLYDKAEEVISFMREDKVALNLENWLVMLNAYSQSGKLEEAEQVLVSMQEAGFSPNIVAYNTLITGYGRASNMDAAQCVFLSIRQVGLEPDGTTYRSMIEGWGRTGNYKESAWYYRAMKQLGFKPSSSNLYTLLTLQAKHGDEERAIRTLDDMLKMRCQHSSILGTVLQAYEKAERIYKVPLVITGSFYHHVLDDQTSCSILVMAYVKSGLVNDAIKVLGSKRWKDPVFEDNLYHLLICSCKELDDLENAVKIFSQIPNSENKPNLHIMCTMIDIYSVMGHFNEAEKLYLKLKSSGVALDMIGFSIVVRMYVKAGSLKDACSVLQMMEKQKDIVPDIYLFRDMLRIYQKCNMQEKLMNLYYRILKSGISWDQEMYNCVINCCARALPVVELSKIFNRMLHHGFAPNTITFNVMLDVYGKAKLFRKVKKLFWMAKTRGLVDVISYNTIISAYGQNKDFKNMSSTIREMQFNGFSVSLEAYNCMLDAYGKEGEMEKFRSVLQRMKESNCASDHYTYNIMINIYGERRWIDEVAAVLTELKECGLGPDLCSYNTLIKAYGIAGMVEDAVGLIKEMRGNGIEPDRITYSNLITALRKNDKFLEAVKWSLWMKQMEMENASGPT, encoded by the coding sequence ATGGCTTCTTTGAAATTGTCCCTTTCTTGGGACTCTGTCGATTCAAAGAAACTCAGCTTCTACGTTAACCCGTCTCATTTACCTGATCAATGTTCCAGTTTTTCATTCACCAGTTGTTTTCATGTCGCAAGAGCTGCTTCCATGCTCACTTCTTTGACTAGGCTCAAACATATTAGAGTCGAACCCGCCAACGTTCCTGACCCTAACCCAGTCGATAGAGATACCCCTTTTTCTTCCGAAAATGAATTAGTGAATGAAAACCCAAAACTTGTTGAGGGCCGAAAAGGTCAAAACCGCGAGAAAGGGATAACAAGAAATGTGGGTTTCAGGTTTGGTTCCAGAAGGAACGGTAACGAAGTAGAAAAAGGAGATCTTTTCGTGTGTAGAAATAGCGGGTTGGATGTTGATTATACTGCTATAAAGCCTGACTTGAATTTGGAGCATTGTAATTCTATATTGAAAAGGCTTGAGAAGTCTAATGATGGTAATGCTTTGAGATTTTTTGAGTGGCTGAGGAGCAATGGGAAATTAGATGGAAATGTGATGGCTTATAGATTGGTTCTTCGAGTTTTGGGCAGGAGACAAGATTGGGACGCTGCTGAAATAATGGTTAGGCAAGCAAAATGCGATTCCGGCTGTGAGCTTGATTTTCAGGttttcaatacaatcatataCGCCTGTTCTAAAAGGGGGCTTGTTGAAATGGGTGCTAAGTGGTTTAGAATGATGCTGGAACATGGGGTTCAGCCAAATGTTGCCACTTATGGGATGCTTATGGGACTTTACCAGAAGGGTTGGAATGTTAGGGACGCAGAGTTTGCACTTTCACAAATGAGGAGTTCTGGCATTGTATGTCAGTCTGCATACTCTGCAATGATCACAATTTATACACGGTTGAGTTTGTATGACAAAGCGGAAGAGGTTATCAGCTTTATGAGAGAAGATAAAGTCGCATTGAATCTTGAGAATTGGTTGGTGATGCTTAATGCTTATAGTCAAAGTGGCAAGTTAGAGGAGGCCGAGCAGGTATTGGTTTCAATGCAAGAAGCAGGCTTTTCTCCAAATATTGTTGCATACAATACACTGATCACAGGGTATGGAAGAGCATCAAATATGGATGCAGCTCAATGTGTATTCCTGAGCATCCGGCAAGTTGGATTAGAACCTGATGGTACAACTTACCGTTCCATGATTGAGGGCTGGGGGCGAACTGGCAATTATAAAGAATCAGCATGGTATTACAGGGCTATGAAACAGCTCGGATTCAAGCCTAGCTCATCTAACTTGTACACGCTGCTAACTTTGCAAGCAAAGCATGGGGATGAAGAGCGTGCCATTAGAACACTTGATGATATGCTCAAGATGAGGTGCCAACATTCTTCAATCCTAGGTACTGTTTTGCAAGCATATGAGAAGGCTGAGAGGATCTATAAAGTTCCTCTTGTTATAACTGGGTCTTTCTATCATCATGTTTTAGACGACCAAACTTCTTGTTCCATTCTAGTCATGGCTTATGTGAAAAGTGGATTAGTGAATGATGCAATTAAAGTGTTAGGGAGCAAAAGGTGGAAGGATCCAGTTTTTGAAGATAACCTGTATCATTTATTAATTTGCTCTTGCAAGGAGTTGGATGATCTTGAAAATGCGGTTAAGATATTTTCTCAAATACCTAACTCTGAAAACAAGCCAAATTTGCATATAATGTGTACAATGATTGACATTTACAGTGTCATGGGTCACTTCAATGAAGCAGAAAAACTCTATTTGAAGTTAAAATCTTCAGGAGTTGCCTTGGACATGATTGGCTTTAGCATTGTTGTAAGAATGTATGTTAAAGCTGGATCTTTAAAAGATGCCTGCAGCGTTCTACAAATGATGGAGAAGCAGAAAGACATTGTCCCAGACATTTATCTGTTTCGTGACATGCTTCGGATTTATCAAAAGTGCAACATGCAGGAAAAATTAATGAATCTTTACTATAGAATTTTGAAGAGCGGTATTTCCTGGGATCAGGAAATGTATAACTGTGTCATTAACTGTTGTGCACGTGCTTTGCCAGTTGTTGAGCTTTCCAAGATTTTTAATCGAATGCTTCACCATGGTTTTGCTCCTAATACTATAACCTTCAACGTCATGCTTGATGTTTATGGTAAAGCCAAACTTTTCAGGAAGGTCAAGAAACTATTCTGGATGGCAAAAACTCGAGGTTTGGTAGATGTAATCTCTTACAATACTATTATATCTGCATATGGTCAAAATAAGGACTTCAAGAATATGTCATCAACCATTCGAGAAATGCAGTTCAATGGTTTTTCAGTTTCCCTTGAAGCCTATAATTGCATGTTGGATGCATATGGGAAAGAAGGCGAAATGGAGAAATTTCGAAGTGTATTGCAGAGGATGAAGGAATCAAATTGTGCTTCCGACCACTATACATACAACATTATGATCAATATTTATGGGGAACGAAGATGGATTGATGAAGTTGCTGCTGTGCTGACAGAACTGAAAGAATGTGGACTAGGACCTGATTTGTGCAGTTATAACACATTGATTAAGGCGTATGGAATTGCTGGAATGGTCGAGGATGCTGTAGGTTTGATCAAGGAAATGCGAGGAAATGGGATAGAGCCTGATAGGATAACTTACAGCAATCTGATCACTGCTTTAAGAAAGAATGATAAGTTCTTAGAGGCTGTTAAGTGGTCATTGTGGATGAAGCAGATGGAAATGGAAAATGCAAGTGGTCCTACATAA
- the LOC121204598 gene encoding pentatricopeptide repeat-containing protein At4g30825, chloroplastic isoform X2 — MLTSLTRLKHIRVEPANVPDPNPVDRDTPFSSENELVNENPKLVEGRKGQNREKGITRNVGFRFGSRRNGNEVEKGDLFVCRNSGLDVDYTAIKPDLNLEHCNSILKRLEKSNDGNALRFFEWLRSNGKLDGNVMAYRLVLRVLGRRQDWDAAEIMVRQAKCDSGCELDFQVFNTIIYACSKRGLVEMGAKWFRMMLEHGVQPNVATYGMLMGLYQKGWNVRDAEFALSQMRSSGIVCQSAYSAMITIYTRLSLYDKAEEVISFMREDKVALNLENWLVMLNAYSQSGKLEEAEQVLVSMQEAGFSPNIVAYNTLITGYGRASNMDAAQCVFLSIRQVGLEPDGTTYRSMIEGWGRTGNYKESAWYYRAMKQLGFKPSSSNLYTLLTLQAKHGDEERAIRTLDDMLKMRCQHSSILGTVLQAYEKAERIYKVPLVITGSFYHHVLDDQTSCSILVMAYVKSGLVNDAIKVLGSKRWKDPVFEDNLYHLLICSCKELDDLENAVKIFSQIPNSENKPNLHIMCTMIDIYSVMGHFNEAEKLYLKLKSSGVALDMIGFSIVVRMYVKAGSLKDACSVLQMMEKQKDIVPDIYLFRDMLRIYQKCNMQEKLMNLYYRILKSGISWDQEMYNCVINCCARALPVVELSKIFNRMLHHGFAPNTITFNVMLDVYGKAKLFRKVKKLFWMAKTRGLVDVISYNTIISAYGQNKDFKNMSSTIREMQFNGFSVSLEAYNCMLDAYGKEGEMEKFRSVLQRMKESNCASDHYTYNIMINIYGERRWIDEVAAVLTELKECGLGPDLCSYNTLIKAYGIAGMVEDAVGLIKEMRGNGIEPDRITYSNLITALRKNDKFLEAVKWSLWMKQMEMENASGPT; from the coding sequence ATGCTCACTTCTTTGACTAGGCTCAAACATATTAGAGTCGAACCCGCCAACGTTCCTGACCCTAACCCAGTCGATAGAGATACCCCTTTTTCTTCCGAAAATGAATTAGTGAATGAAAACCCAAAACTTGTTGAGGGCCGAAAAGGTCAAAACCGCGAGAAAGGGATAACAAGAAATGTGGGTTTCAGGTTTGGTTCCAGAAGGAACGGTAACGAAGTAGAAAAAGGAGATCTTTTCGTGTGTAGAAATAGCGGGTTGGATGTTGATTATACTGCTATAAAGCCTGACTTGAATTTGGAGCATTGTAATTCTATATTGAAAAGGCTTGAGAAGTCTAATGATGGTAATGCTTTGAGATTTTTTGAGTGGCTGAGGAGCAATGGGAAATTAGATGGAAATGTGATGGCTTATAGATTGGTTCTTCGAGTTTTGGGCAGGAGACAAGATTGGGACGCTGCTGAAATAATGGTTAGGCAAGCAAAATGCGATTCCGGCTGTGAGCTTGATTTTCAGGttttcaatacaatcatataCGCCTGTTCTAAAAGGGGGCTTGTTGAAATGGGTGCTAAGTGGTTTAGAATGATGCTGGAACATGGGGTTCAGCCAAATGTTGCCACTTATGGGATGCTTATGGGACTTTACCAGAAGGGTTGGAATGTTAGGGACGCAGAGTTTGCACTTTCACAAATGAGGAGTTCTGGCATTGTATGTCAGTCTGCATACTCTGCAATGATCACAATTTATACACGGTTGAGTTTGTATGACAAAGCGGAAGAGGTTATCAGCTTTATGAGAGAAGATAAAGTCGCATTGAATCTTGAGAATTGGTTGGTGATGCTTAATGCTTATAGTCAAAGTGGCAAGTTAGAGGAGGCCGAGCAGGTATTGGTTTCAATGCAAGAAGCAGGCTTTTCTCCAAATATTGTTGCATACAATACACTGATCACAGGGTATGGAAGAGCATCAAATATGGATGCAGCTCAATGTGTATTCCTGAGCATCCGGCAAGTTGGATTAGAACCTGATGGTACAACTTACCGTTCCATGATTGAGGGCTGGGGGCGAACTGGCAATTATAAAGAATCAGCATGGTATTACAGGGCTATGAAACAGCTCGGATTCAAGCCTAGCTCATCTAACTTGTACACGCTGCTAACTTTGCAAGCAAAGCATGGGGATGAAGAGCGTGCCATTAGAACACTTGATGATATGCTCAAGATGAGGTGCCAACATTCTTCAATCCTAGGTACTGTTTTGCAAGCATATGAGAAGGCTGAGAGGATCTATAAAGTTCCTCTTGTTATAACTGGGTCTTTCTATCATCATGTTTTAGACGACCAAACTTCTTGTTCCATTCTAGTCATGGCTTATGTGAAAAGTGGATTAGTGAATGATGCAATTAAAGTGTTAGGGAGCAAAAGGTGGAAGGATCCAGTTTTTGAAGATAACCTGTATCATTTATTAATTTGCTCTTGCAAGGAGTTGGATGATCTTGAAAATGCGGTTAAGATATTTTCTCAAATACCTAACTCTGAAAACAAGCCAAATTTGCATATAATGTGTACAATGATTGACATTTACAGTGTCATGGGTCACTTCAATGAAGCAGAAAAACTCTATTTGAAGTTAAAATCTTCAGGAGTTGCCTTGGACATGATTGGCTTTAGCATTGTTGTAAGAATGTATGTTAAAGCTGGATCTTTAAAAGATGCCTGCAGCGTTCTACAAATGATGGAGAAGCAGAAAGACATTGTCCCAGACATTTATCTGTTTCGTGACATGCTTCGGATTTATCAAAAGTGCAACATGCAGGAAAAATTAATGAATCTTTACTATAGAATTTTGAAGAGCGGTATTTCCTGGGATCAGGAAATGTATAACTGTGTCATTAACTGTTGTGCACGTGCTTTGCCAGTTGTTGAGCTTTCCAAGATTTTTAATCGAATGCTTCACCATGGTTTTGCTCCTAATACTATAACCTTCAACGTCATGCTTGATGTTTATGGTAAAGCCAAACTTTTCAGGAAGGTCAAGAAACTATTCTGGATGGCAAAAACTCGAGGTTTGGTAGATGTAATCTCTTACAATACTATTATATCTGCATATGGTCAAAATAAGGACTTCAAGAATATGTCATCAACCATTCGAGAAATGCAGTTCAATGGTTTTTCAGTTTCCCTTGAAGCCTATAATTGCATGTTGGATGCATATGGGAAAGAAGGCGAAATGGAGAAATTTCGAAGTGTATTGCAGAGGATGAAGGAATCAAATTGTGCTTCCGACCACTATACATACAACATTATGATCAATATTTATGGGGAACGAAGATGGATTGATGAAGTTGCTGCTGTGCTGACAGAACTGAAAGAATGTGGACTAGGACCTGATTTGTGCAGTTATAACACATTGATTAAGGCGTATGGAATTGCTGGAATGGTCGAGGATGCTGTAGGTTTGATCAAGGAAATGCGAGGAAATGGGATAGAGCCTGATAGGATAACTTACAGCAATCTGATCACTGCTTTAAGAAAGAATGATAAGTTCTTAGAGGCTGTTAAGTGGTCATTGTGGATGAAGCAGATGGAAATGGAAAATGCAAGTGGTCCTACATAA